A window from Heteronotia binoei isolate CCM8104 ecotype False Entrance Well chromosome 15, APGP_CSIRO_Hbin_v1, whole genome shotgun sequence encodes these proteins:
- the LOC132584100 gene encoding olfactory receptor 10S1-like: MEPGNQTGVKVFILGGLPNTNELPALFFFIFVVVYLLTVLGNLLIFFTIMSEAQLHRLPMYFFLCHLSLLDACLSSVTVPKILAGFIVARYRTISFTGCIIQLYSFHFLASTECFLYTVMAYDRYLAICHPLNYAMLMNRKICSWLAAGTWLTGSVHATIHASLTFRLPYCGPNQVDYFFCDIPPVLKLACADTSVNHTVILANIGFVAAGCFMLICVSYGYIAVAILKIQTMQGRRRAFSTCSAHLTVVILYYGPPMFIYMFPSSSDSTQGTLAVFYTIITPMLNPFIYTLRNKEVKRALSKWFSGSSVLQD, encoded by the coding sequence ATGGAGCCAGGAAACCAAACTGGAGTGAAGGTGTTCATTCTTGGGGGGCTACCAAACACCAACGAACTCCCTGCTCTGTTCTTCTTCATCTTCGTGGTTGTCTACTTGTTGACAGTGCTGGGGAATCTCCTGATCTTCTTCACCATCATGTCCGAAGCCCAACTTCATCGCCTCCCCATGTATTTCTTCCTCTGCCACCTCTCCCTACTTGACGCCTGTCTCTCCTCTGTCACAGTCCCCAAAATCTTGGCTGGCTTCATAGTGGCCAGATATAGAACCATCTCTTTTACAGGCTGCATAATCCAACTCTACTCTTTCCACTTCCTGGCAAGCACCGAATGTTTCCTTTACACTGTGATGGCGTATGACCGCTACCTTGCCATCTGCCACCCATTGAATTATGCCATGCTCATGAACAGGAAAATCTGCTCTTGGCTTGCAGCTGGCACATGGCTTACTGGTTCTGTCCATGCCACTATACATGCCAGCCTAACCTTTCGTCTACCCTATTGTGGCCCCAACCAAGTTGACTATTTCTTTTGTGACATACCCCCAGTGCTAAAGCTGGCCTGTGCTGACACCTCGGTGAACCACACCGTCATTTTAGCTAACATTGGATTTGTAGCTGCTGGCTGTTTTATGCTTATATGTGTCTCCTACGGTTACATTGCAGTCGCCATTTTGAAAATCCAGACAATGCAGGGAAGGCGTCGGGCCTTCTCCACATGTAGCGCTCACCTCACAGTGGTGATCCTATATTATGGGCCTCCAATGTTTATATATATGTTCCCCTCTTCAAGTGACTCCACTCAGGGGACACTGGCTGTATTCTACACCATCATCACCCCCATGTTGAACCCATTCATATACACACTGAGGAACAAGGAAGTGAAAAGAGCTCTGTCCAAATGGTTCAGTGGATCCTCAGTTCTTCAGGATTGA